The following are encoded together in the Glycine soja cultivar W05 chromosome 5, ASM419377v2, whole genome shotgun sequence genome:
- the LOC114412956 gene encoding uncharacterized protein LOC114412956 isoform X2, which produces MGTSDIVLVAGATGGVGRRVVDILRKKGIPVRVLVRNEEKARRMLGSDVDLVIGDITKDSTLIPEYFKGVKKVINAASVIVGPKEGDTPDRAKYSQGIKFFEPEIKGDSPEKVEYIGMRNLIKAVKDNLGLRRGKLLFGFEGKNYRQLPWGALDDVVMGGVSESTFQIDPSGGENGVPTGIFKGVVSTANNGGFTSIRTKNFSEPENLSAYDGLEFRLKGDGRRYKIIVRTSSDWDALGYTAGFDTEKGKWQSIRVPFSSLRPVFRARTVSDAPPFDPSIVVSLQLMFSKFEYDGKLNETFVEGPFELPVSSIHAYIIKDPITPRFVHVSSAGVTRPERPGLDLSKQPPAVRLNKELDYILTFKLKGEDLLRESGIPYVIVRPCALTEEPAGADLIFDQGDNITGKISREEIALMCVAALDSPYACDKTFEVKSVIPFSEPFTVDPANPPPEKDYDVYFKNLKEGITGKEALQQNPVSV; this is translated from the exons ATGGGAACTTCTGATATTGTCCTGGTAGCTGGAGCCACTGGTGGCGTTGGTCGAAGGGTGGTTGACATATTACGGAAGAAAGGAATTCCAGTCCGAGTATTG GTTAGAAATGAAGAGAAAGCAAGAAGGATGTTAGGCTCAGATGTTGATTTG GTCATTGGAGACATTACAAAAGATAGCACTTTGATCCCTGAATACTTTAAAGGCGTGAAGAAAGTGATTAATGCTGCTTCTGTCATTGTTGGCCCCAAGGAAGGAGACACTCCAGACAGAGCAAAATACAGCCAA GGAATTAAGTTCTTTGAGCCAGAG ATAAAAGGTGACTCACCAGAAAAGGTAGAGTACATAGGAATGAGAAATTTGATCAAGGCCGTGAAGGACAATCTTGGACTTCGAAGAGGAAAGCTATTATTTGGATTTGAAG GCAAAAATTACAGGCAGCTTCCTTGGGGTGCTTTAGATGATGTGGTGATGGGTGGAGTTAGTGAAAGTACATTTCAAATTGACCCAAGTGGGGGTGAAAATGGTGTACCAACTGGGATTTTTAAAG GTGTTGTTTCTACAGCAAACAATGGTGGCTTTACAAGTATCAGAACTAAG AATTTCTCAGAACCTGAAAATCTTTCTGCATATGATGGTTTGGAGTTCCGCCTAAAAGGTGATGGGCgtagatataaaattattgttcGCACAAGCAGTGATTGGGATGCTCTTGGTTACACTGCAGGTTTTGACACTGAGAAAGGAAAATGGCAATCA ATTCGAGTGCCATTTTCTTCCTTGAGGCCTGTATTTCGAGCAAGAACTGTGTCTGATGCTCCACCATTTGATCCAAGCATTGTTGTATCATTACAG CTCATGTTCAGCAAGTTTGAGTATGATGGTAAATTAAATGAAACTTTTGTGGAAGGTCCATTTGAGCTTCCAGTGTCTAGCatacatgcatatataataaaggATCCAATAACCCCCAG GTTTGTACATGTGAGCTCAGCAGGAGTTACAAGACCCGAAAGGCCTGGACTAGATCTAAGTAAACAGCCTCCTGCCGTTCGATTAAACAAGGAACTGGATTATATCCTCACATTTAAACTAAAG GGCGAGGATTTACTTAGAGAAAGTGGCATTCCCTATGTAATCGTGAGGCCTTGTGCATTAACTGAGGAGCCTGCTGGTGCCGATCTTATTTTTGATCAAGGAGATAATATTACG GGTAAAATATCAAGGGAAGAGATTGCTCTTATGTGTGTAGCTGCGCTTGATAGCCCTTATGCATGTGACAAAACATTTGAG GTCAAAAGTGTCATTCCATTTAGTGAGCCATTCACTGTGGATCCAGCAAACCCTCCTCCAGAAAAGGACTATGacgtatattttaaaaatttaaaagaaggcATTACTGGGAAGGAAGCTCTCCAACAAAACCCTGTTTCTGTTTAG
- the LOC114411546 gene encoding precursor of CEP14-like, whose translation MARPSTLLLLLMLLLSSFCSLFEARKLVLEKQQKKENPSSRRDSLFLSALPKGTVPPSSPSKKGHSMEVDEKLIARHLIAIDRVLLRSVPSPGVGH comes from the coding sequence ATGGCACGACCTAGCACGTTGCTGCTCCTGTTGATGCTTCTCTTGTCTTCATTTTGCTCGCTTTTTGAAGCCAGAAAACTTGTTCTAGAGAAGCAGCAGAAGAAGGAAAACCCATCTTCAAGAAGGGACAGTTTGTTTCTGAGTGCACTTCCTAAGGGCACCGTGCCACCTTCTTCACCAAGCAAAAAAGGACACTCTATGGAGGTTGATGAGAAGCTCATAGCACGACACCTCATAGCCATCGATCGAGTTCTTCTAAGATCTGTCCCTAGCCCTGGTGTTGGccactaa
- the LOC114412956 gene encoding uncharacterized protein LOC114412956 isoform X1 yields MEAFYTTLSSPASTSVLNFQGSELPRRKLCKKSSHTILASPTLPKPFLQIYGRPQTLLYRSTRLSSGAHRVTISAEAGRQNWDFGRFVKTLFFFNGFPSPAKFFDFLVEKLSDPSPSEVVNTMGTSDIVLVAGATGGVGRRVVDILRKKGIPVRVLVRNEEKARRMLGSDVDLVIGDITKDSTLIPEYFKGVKKVINAASVIVGPKEGDTPDRAKYSQGIKFFEPEIKGDSPEKVEYIGMRNLIKAVKDNLGLRRGKLLFGFEGKNYRQLPWGALDDVVMGGVSESTFQIDPSGGENGVPTGIFKGVVSTANNGGFTSIRTKNFSEPENLSAYDGLEFRLKGDGRRYKIIVRTSSDWDALGYTAGFDTEKGKWQSIRVPFSSLRPVFRARTVSDAPPFDPSIVVSLQLMFSKFEYDGKLNETFVEGPFELPVSSIHAYIIKDPITPRFVHVSSAGVTRPERPGLDLSKQPPAVRLNKELDYILTFKLKGEDLLRESGIPYVIVRPCALTEEPAGADLIFDQGDNITGKISREEIALMCVAALDSPYACDKTFEVKSVIPFSEPFTVDPANPPPEKDYDVYFKNLKEGITGKEALQQNPVSV; encoded by the exons ATGGAAGCGTTTTACACAACTCTCTCCTCCCCTGCTTCCACGTCTGTTCTCAATTTTCAG GGCTCTGAATTGCCTAGAAGAAAGCTTTGTAAGAAATCTTCACACACTATTTTGGCATCACCTACGCTGCCTAAACCATTTCTTCAGATTTATGGTAGACCTCAGACATTGCTTTATAGGTCAACCAGACTCTCTTCTGGAGCACATAGAGTAACAATATCAGCTGAAGCTGGCAGACAAAATTGGGATTTTGGAAGATTTGTAAAAACACTGTTCTTCTTCAATGGGTTCCCATCTCCTGCTAAG TTCTTTGATTTTCTAGTTGAGAAACTATCTGATCCTTCCCCAAGTGAAGTGGTTAACACAATGGGAACTTCTGATATTGTCCTGGTAGCTGGAGCCACTGGTGGCGTTGGTCGAAGGGTGGTTGACATATTACGGAAGAAAGGAATTCCAGTCCGAGTATTG GTTAGAAATGAAGAGAAAGCAAGAAGGATGTTAGGCTCAGATGTTGATTTG GTCATTGGAGACATTACAAAAGATAGCACTTTGATCCCTGAATACTTTAAAGGCGTGAAGAAAGTGATTAATGCTGCTTCTGTCATTGTTGGCCCCAAGGAAGGAGACACTCCAGACAGAGCAAAATACAGCCAA GGAATTAAGTTCTTTGAGCCAGAG ATAAAAGGTGACTCACCAGAAAAGGTAGAGTACATAGGAATGAGAAATTTGATCAAGGCCGTGAAGGACAATCTTGGACTTCGAAGAGGAAAGCTATTATTTGGATTTGAAG GCAAAAATTACAGGCAGCTTCCTTGGGGTGCTTTAGATGATGTGGTGATGGGTGGAGTTAGTGAAAGTACATTTCAAATTGACCCAAGTGGGGGTGAAAATGGTGTACCAACTGGGATTTTTAAAG GTGTTGTTTCTACAGCAAACAATGGTGGCTTTACAAGTATCAGAACTAAG AATTTCTCAGAACCTGAAAATCTTTCTGCATATGATGGTTTGGAGTTCCGCCTAAAAGGTGATGGGCgtagatataaaattattgttcGCACAAGCAGTGATTGGGATGCTCTTGGTTACACTGCAGGTTTTGACACTGAGAAAGGAAAATGGCAATCA ATTCGAGTGCCATTTTCTTCCTTGAGGCCTGTATTTCGAGCAAGAACTGTGTCTGATGCTCCACCATTTGATCCAAGCATTGTTGTATCATTACAG CTCATGTTCAGCAAGTTTGAGTATGATGGTAAATTAAATGAAACTTTTGTGGAAGGTCCATTTGAGCTTCCAGTGTCTAGCatacatgcatatataataaaggATCCAATAACCCCCAG GTTTGTACATGTGAGCTCAGCAGGAGTTACAAGACCCGAAAGGCCTGGACTAGATCTAAGTAAACAGCCTCCTGCCGTTCGATTAAACAAGGAACTGGATTATATCCTCACATTTAAACTAAAG GGCGAGGATTTACTTAGAGAAAGTGGCATTCCCTATGTAATCGTGAGGCCTTGTGCATTAACTGAGGAGCCTGCTGGTGCCGATCTTATTTTTGATCAAGGAGATAATATTACG GGTAAAATATCAAGGGAAGAGATTGCTCTTATGTGTGTAGCTGCGCTTGATAGCCCTTATGCATGTGACAAAACATTTGAG GTCAAAAGTGTCATTCCATTTAGTGAGCCATTCACTGTGGATCCAGCAAACCCTCCTCCAGAAAAGGACTATGacgtatattttaaaaatttaaaagaaggcATTACTGGGAAGGAAGCTCTCCAACAAAACCCTGTTTCTGTTTAG
- the LOC114412957 gene encoding protein GRAVITROPIC IN THE LIGHT 1-like, whose translation METMKPKSALNNRSKKLAKTFQKVISLRSATKLASNNGICMLNSHLKVKEDLFTDQNNKPHQGNNKNRAVMEALIARLFAGVTTIKAAYAELQMAQHPYNNDSIQAADQAVVDELRAISELKRRFLKKELDLSPHVTIMLAEIQEQQSLMKTYEITIKRLEAEVDFKDNNISSLKKHLDDCVNFNKSIEKKLNSSGSLSLFDNLTLSSLSPTHFVHFLHHTLRSVRSFSKVMMAEMESAHWDLEAAVKFIHSNAVFTKPTHQTFAFESFVCITMFEGFNYPNFNVEEDKILHKQGAQSLYFDKFKKLKSLNPKQYLTHNPNSSFSKFLKSKYLQVVHAKMECSFFGNLNQRKVVNSGGYPESSFFVAFAEMAKRVWTLHCLALSFQDDDVTVFQIKKNTRFSEVYMESVTEEPVSHSGESSDSSSGELRVGFTVVPGFKIGKTVIQSQVYLSLVGSPATS comes from the coding sequence ATGGAAACCATGAAGCCCAAATCAGCACTCAACAATAGGAGCAAGAAACTGGCAAAGACGTTCCAGAAGGTGATAAGCCTCCGAAGTGCAACGAAACTCGCATCAAACAATGGCATTTGCATGCTCAATTCCCACCTCAAAGTCAAGGAGGACCTCTTCACCGATCAGAACAACAAACCCCACCAAGGAAACAACAAGAATAGAGCAGTTATGGAGGCTCTAATCGCGAGACTCTTCGCTGGCGTCACAACCATCAAAGCAGCATATGCAGAACTCCAAATGGCTCAGCACCCTTACAACAACGACTCCATTCAAGCCGCGGATCAAGCCGTGGTGGATGAACTTCGAGCCATTTCGGAGTTGAAACGCAGGTTCTTGAAGAAGGAGCTTGATCTTTCACCTCATGTTACTATTATGCTCGCGGAGATTCAGGAACAACAAAGTCTCATGAAAACCTACGAAATCACCATCAAGAGGCTCGAAGCCGAGGTTGATTTTAAGGACAATAACATCTCATCGCTCAAGAAACACCTCGACGACTGTGTCAACTTCAACAAATCCATTGAAAAGAAACTCAACTCGAGTGGCTCATTGTCGTTGTTTGATAACCTCACACTTTCATCGTTGAGTCCAACAcattttgttcattttcttcACCACACTTTGAGATCAGTCAGAAGCTTCTCCAAGGTTATGATGGCGGAAATGGAATCTGCTCATTGGGATCTCGAAGCAGCGGTTAAGTTCATCCATTCTAACGCGGTTTTCACCAAACCAACTCACCAAACCTTCGCGTTTGAATCGTTTGTTTGCATAACAATGTTTGAAGGCTTCAACTACCCAAACTTCAACGTCGAAGAAGACAAAATCCTACACAAACAAGGAGCACAAAGCCTCTACTTTGACAAATTCAAAAAGCTCAAATCTTTGAATCCAAAACAGTACTTAACCCACAACCCAAACTCTTCCTTCTCCAAGTTCCTAAAATCCAAGTACCTTCAAGTGGTGCACGCCAAAATGGAGTGTTCCTTCTTCGGCAACTTGAACCAGAGGAAGGTGGTGAACTCTGGAGGGTACCCAGAATCTTCTTTCTTCGTCGCGTTTGCAGAGATGGCAAAGCGCGTTTGGACCCTGCATTGTTTGGCGTTGTCGTTTCAGGATGATGATGTCACTGTCTTTCAAATCAAGAAGAACACGAGGTTCTCTGAGGTGTACATGGAGAGTGTCACCGAAGAACCCGTTTCGCATTCAGGGGAATCCTCTGATTCCAGCTCCGGCGAGCTTAGGGTGGGTTTCACGGTGGTGCCGGGTTTCAAAATCGGTAAGACAGTGATACAGAGTCAGGTTTACCTCTCTCTGGTGGGTTCTCCGGCTACTTCCTAA